One window of the Streptomyces sp. NBC_00259 genome contains the following:
- a CDS encoding FAD-binding oxidoreductase, producing MTDSTSTPPASLASRSWWGWGAAAQALPDAECTALGALVPGSASTPLPVPDIAHLELPRVRVEPPPALAPLMSAAPEDRAAHTYGKAYRDVVRALNGDLSAAPDQVAHPRTEQDVVDILGWAADEDVAVVPYGAGSSVVGGVEYREDRHRGVVSLDLSRLDRVLEIDRVSRAARIQAGALGPALEAQLRPHGLTLRHFPQSFEFSTLGGWLATRAGGHYATLYTHIDDLVESLRVVTPVGINESLRLPGSGAGPSPDRLFLGSEGTLGVITEAWMRLQDRPRHKASATVLFGDIHAAMDAVRAIAQSGLHPANCRLLDPGEAALAGVARDGESVLVLGVESAHSPVGERLAELVTLARDHGGSPTPTGPGTEDAAAGTWRSAFLRMPYLRDALARMSVVTETFETACTWDRAPDLYETVRRRLGDVVREVTGTMGTVNCRFTHVYPDGPAPYFTVIAPGRRGDEVAMWDEIKSEAMRILTDHGATVTHHHAVGRDHRPGYDRQRPEPFAHALRAVKQALDPAGILNPGVLVDPAAAG from the coding sequence GTGACCGACAGCACCAGCACTCCGCCCGCCTCCCTCGCCTCCCGCTCCTGGTGGGGCTGGGGCGCCGCGGCGCAGGCACTGCCCGATGCCGAATGCACGGCGCTCGGCGCCCTGGTACCGGGCTCGGCGTCCACCCCCCTGCCGGTGCCCGACATCGCCCACCTCGAACTGCCCAGGGTGCGCGTCGAGCCGCCCCCGGCCCTCGCCCCACTGATGTCCGCTGCTCCGGAGGACCGGGCCGCGCACACCTACGGCAAGGCGTACCGCGACGTGGTCCGCGCCCTGAACGGCGACCTCTCGGCGGCGCCCGACCAGGTCGCCCATCCTCGTACCGAACAGGATGTGGTCGACATCCTCGGCTGGGCGGCGGACGAGGACGTCGCCGTCGTGCCGTACGGTGCGGGCAGTTCGGTCGTCGGCGGGGTCGAGTACCGCGAGGACCGGCACCGTGGCGTGGTGTCGCTGGATCTCTCCCGGCTGGACCGGGTGCTGGAGATCGACCGGGTCAGCCGGGCCGCCCGGATCCAGGCCGGCGCCCTGGGCCCCGCGCTCGAAGCACAACTGCGCCCGCACGGACTCACCCTGCGCCACTTCCCCCAGAGCTTCGAGTTCTCCACCCTCGGCGGATGGCTGGCCACCCGGGCCGGCGGACACTACGCCACGCTGTACACGCACATCGACGACCTTGTGGAATCGCTGCGCGTGGTGACGCCGGTCGGGATCAACGAGTCGCTGCGGCTGCCCGGTTCGGGCGCGGGCCCGTCCCCCGACCGGCTGTTCCTGGGGTCCGAGGGCACGCTCGGCGTGATCACCGAGGCGTGGATGCGGCTGCAGGACCGCCCGCGCCACAAGGCGTCGGCCACGGTGCTGTTCGGCGACATCCACGCCGCGATGGACGCCGTACGCGCCATCGCACAGTCGGGTCTGCACCCGGCCAACTGCCGGCTGCTGGACCCCGGCGAGGCCGCTCTGGCAGGGGTGGCGCGGGACGGCGAGAGCGTGCTCGTCCTCGGTGTGGAGTCGGCCCACTCCCCCGTCGGCGAGCGCCTCGCCGAACTCGTCACCCTCGCCCGTGACCACGGCGGCTCACCCACGCCGACCGGCCCGGGCACCGAGGACGCCGCAGCCGGCACCTGGCGCTCGGCGTTCCTGCGGATGCCCTACCTCCGCGATGCGCTCGCCCGGATGAGCGTGGTCACCGAGACCTTCGAGACGGCCTGCACCTGGGACCGTGCGCCCGATCTGTACGAGACGGTGCGCCGCCGGCTGGGGGACGTCGTACGGGAGGTGACGGGCACCATGGGCACCGTCAACTGCCGCTTCACCCACGTCTATCCGGACGGGCCCGCGCCGTACTTCACCGTCATCGCCCCGGGGCGGCGCGGCGACGAGGTCGCGATGTGGGACGAGATCAAGTCCGAGGCCATGCGGATCCTCACCGATCACGGCGCGACCGTCACCCATCATCACGCCGTCGGGCGCGATCACCGGCCGGGGTACGACCGCCAGCGTCCGGAGCCGTTCGCACACGCACTCCGAGCAGTGAAGCAGGCACTCGACCCCGCCGGCATCCTCAACCCGGGCGTGCTCGTCGATCCGGCCGCCGCCGGCTGA
- a CDS encoding ricin-type beta-trefoil lectin domain protein: MPLRIRPHSFRGVALAVAALTAALSWAPGSAAAPRPAAASAIPAASAAAIQAVNFEDNFDGPAGSAVDGGKWQIETGDNVANHERQYYTAGNANASLNGQGQLVITARRENPGNYQCWYGRCEYTSARLNTAGRFTQTYGHVEARMKVPRGQGMWPAFWMLGNDIGDVGWPASGEIDVMENVGFEPSTVHGTLHGPGYSGSGGIGAAYSLPGGQAFADAFHTFAVDWSPDSITWSVDGNVYQRRTPADLGGRQWVFNKPFFLILNLAVGGYWPGDPDGSTVFPQQLVVDHVRVTTSDTGGSGGTLRGLSGKCLDVAAANTANGTPVQLYGCNGSAAQRWTVGTDGTVRALGKCLDAASAGTADGTRVQLWDCNGTGAQRWSYNAATDDLVNIPANKCLDVLDNNPADGTPTQLWTCTGSANQKWSLVS, from the coding sequence ATGCCCCTTCGGATACGCCCACACTCCTTCCGCGGCGTCGCCCTGGCGGTCGCGGCCCTGACCGCCGCGCTGAGCTGGGCACCCGGCTCCGCGGCCGCGCCGCGCCCCGCAGCCGCATCCGCCATTCCTGCCGCATCCGCCGCCGCGATTCAGGCAGTGAACTTCGAGGACAACTTCGACGGCCCCGCCGGATCCGCCGTCGACGGCGGCAAGTGGCAGATCGAAACCGGCGACAACGTTGCCAACCACGAGCGTCAGTACTACACCGCGGGCAACGCCAACGCCTCGCTGAACGGCCAGGGCCAACTGGTCATCACGGCCCGACGCGAGAACCCGGGCAACTACCAGTGCTGGTACGGCCGGTGCGAGTACACCTCCGCGCGCCTGAACACCGCGGGCCGCTTCACCCAGACGTACGGGCACGTAGAGGCCCGGATGAAGGTGCCGCGCGGCCAGGGCATGTGGCCCGCGTTCTGGATGCTCGGCAACGACATCGGCGACGTCGGCTGGCCGGCCAGCGGCGAGATCGACGTCATGGAGAACGTCGGCTTCGAGCCGAGCACCGTGCACGGCACCCTCCACGGCCCCGGCTACTCCGGCAGCGGCGGCATCGGCGCCGCGTACTCCCTGCCCGGCGGCCAGGCGTTCGCCGACGCCTTCCACACCTTCGCCGTCGACTGGTCGCCCGACTCCATCACCTGGTCCGTCGACGGCAACGTGTACCAGCGCCGCACACCCGCGGACCTCGGCGGCCGCCAGTGGGTCTTCAACAAGCCCTTCTTCCTCATCCTCAACCTCGCGGTCGGCGGCTACTGGCCCGGCGACCCGGACGGTTCGACCGTCTTCCCGCAACAGCTCGTCGTCGACCACGTCCGCGTCACCACCTCCGACACCGGCGGCTCCGGCGGCACACTCCGGGGCCTCTCGGGCAAATGCCTGGACGTCGCGGCCGCCAACACCGCCAACGGCACACCCGTCCAGCTCTACGGCTGCAACGGCTCGGCGGCACAACGCTGGACCGTGGGAACCGACGGCACGGTCCGCGCCCTCGGCAAGTGCCTCGACGCCGCCTCCGCGGGCACGGCGGACGGCACCCGCGTCCAGCTGTGGGACTGCAACGGCACGGGCGCCCAGCGCTGGTCGTACAACGCCGCGACCGACGACCTGGTCAACATCCCGGCGAACAAGTGCCTCGACGTCCTCGACAACAACCCGGCGGACGGCACCCCGACCCAGCTCTGGACCTGCACGGGCAGCGCGAACCAGAAGTGGTCCCTGGTGTCCTGA
- a CDS encoding cellulase family glycosylhydrolase: MPTMRKRLMGVLFLITVSLAVAGVPTAAAPVAAGTGPGHRSGPAPGSHWFDEQAAASFTVQDGRFVDGLGREVVLRGYNVSGETKLEENGGLPFASVADAEKSAQALRTLGGGNAVRFLLSWAHAEPVRGQVDHAYLAAATAQMRAFLTAGIRVYPDFHQDLFSRHLFHEDSWYTGDGAPKWVVDAGGYPRESCGICLFWGQNITQNQAVTRATYDFWHNKGGIQDAFLTTAQTTMAHLAGHLTAAEFAGVVGFDPYNEPHAGSYDPGQTSRAWERDILWPFYERFRARMDAAGWRDKPAFVEPNLFWNANLDFQKQEGGLLDAGRLGPRYVFNTHFYDQKAISGVFMWGKAKDGQYAGDFGTVRDRASATETAAVVSEFGHPLGGTVADKAPTVLKAMYQALDSRLPGATWWSRPEDSGPVLSGTQWQWDIYHGRHHEPMNGNPDKVLTAADAWNDEDLSSVRLDDTGTPVLRQDTRLLDRLYPSATAGRVLAFTYEDRSRDGSTTLTWNPVPPSLPRVRELVGSGQYGLLLWRSDGTLAPTELHLPASFDPARTTVVSDLGTVHAPPSYGNGTPIAVAPEPGGTGSRRLLLTAPRTGGLHYALITNGSTAPSEDLLRGARDELSAWAATRR; this comes from the coding sequence ATGCCGACGATGCGCAAGCGTCTCATGGGTGTCCTGTTCCTCATCACCGTGTCCCTGGCCGTGGCGGGTGTGCCCACGGCCGCCGCTCCCGTGGCGGCCGGAACCGGGCCCGGGCACAGGAGCGGGCCCGCGCCCGGATCGCACTGGTTCGACGAACAGGCGGCCGCCTCCTTCACCGTCCAGGACGGCCGGTTCGTGGACGGACTCGGCCGCGAGGTCGTCCTGCGCGGATACAACGTCTCGGGCGAGACCAAGCTGGAGGAGAACGGCGGCCTGCCCTTCGCCTCCGTCGCCGACGCCGAGAAGTCCGCGCAGGCGCTGCGCACGCTCGGAGGCGGCAATGCCGTGCGCTTTCTGCTGTCATGGGCGCACGCCGAGCCCGTACGCGGCCAGGTCGACCACGCCTACCTGGCTGCCGCCACCGCGCAGATGAGGGCGTTCCTCACGGCCGGGATCCGCGTCTATCCGGACTTCCACCAGGACCTGTTCTCCCGGCACCTGTTCCACGAGGACAGCTGGTACACGGGGGACGGAGCCCCCAAGTGGGTCGTCGACGCCGGGGGTTACCCTCGGGAATCGTGCGGGATCTGCCTCTTCTGGGGACAGAACATCACCCAGAACCAGGCCGTGACGAGAGCGACGTACGACTTCTGGCACAACAAGGGCGGCATCCAGGACGCGTTCCTCACGACCGCGCAGACCACCATGGCCCACCTCGCCGGACATCTCACCGCCGCCGAGTTCGCCGGCGTCGTCGGCTTCGACCCGTACAACGAGCCGCACGCGGGCTCCTACGACCCCGGTCAGACCAGCCGCGCCTGGGAGCGCGACATCCTCTGGCCCTTCTACGAGAGGTTCCGTGCCCGCATGGACGCGGCGGGCTGGCGCGACAAACCCGCCTTCGTGGAGCCGAATCTCTTCTGGAACGCCAACCTGGACTTCCAGAAGCAGGAGGGCGGCCTCCTCGACGCGGGCCGCCTCGGTCCGAGGTACGTCTTCAACACGCACTTCTACGACCAGAAGGCGATCTCGGGCGTCTTCATGTGGGGCAAGGCGAAGGACGGCCAGTACGCGGGCGACTTCGGCACCGTCCGCGACCGGGCGTCCGCGACGGAAACGGCGGCCGTCGTCAGCGAGTTCGGTCATCCCCTCGGCGGAACGGTCGCCGACAAGGCCCCGACCGTCCTCAAGGCGATGTACCAGGCCCTCGACTCCCGTCTCCCCGGCGCCACGTGGTGGTCGCGCCCGGAGGACTCGGGCCCCGTCCTGTCCGGCACCCAGTGGCAGTGGGACATCTACCACGGCCGCCACCACGAACCCATGAACGGCAACCCCGACAAGGTCCTGACCGCCGCCGACGCCTGGAACGACGAGGACCTGTCGTCCGTACGCCTCGACGACACGGGCACACCGGTCCTCCGCCAGGACACCCGCCTCCTGGACCGCCTCTACCCGAGTGCCACGGCCGGCCGCGTCCTGGCCTTCACCTACGAGGACCGCTCCCGCGACGGCTCCACCACTCTCACATGGAACCCGGTTCCGCCGTCCCTGCCGCGGGTCCGTGAACTCGTCGGCAGCGGTCAGTACGGACTGCTGCTGTGGCGCTCGGACGGCACTTTGGCCCCGACCGAACTCCACCTCCCCGCCTCGTTCGACCCGGCGCGGACCACCGTGGTCTCGGACCTCGGCACGGTCCACGCGCCTCCGTCGTACGGCAACGGGACCCCGATCGCCGTGGCCCCCGAGCCCGGAGGAACGGGCAGCCGCCGCCTGCTCCTCACGGCACCGCGGACCGGCGGCCTGCACTACGCCCTGATCACCAACGGGTCGACGGCCCCGTCCGAGGACCTTCTGCGCGGTGCGCGTGACGAACTGTCGGCTTGGGCCGCGACCAGGCGCTGA
- a CDS encoding N-formylglutamate amidohydrolase, producing the protein MADMSHSFHLIPGAVESPVILHVPHSSRVIPEPVRRGIRLDDQELRRELDHITDAHTAELAADAADVADARPWRFVNSLSRLVVDPERFPDEREEMLAVGMGAVYTRTTHREALRPADTDPQPLIDRYFHPYADAMTAAVSGRLDAVGRAVVIDVHSYPTRPLPYELHGDGPRPPICLGTDAFHTPPGLLTAAERAFAGFGGTGLDSPFTGTYVPLEFYGKDPRVSALMIEIRRDVYMEEPGGPAGPGLARLAAALGELVDTI; encoded by the coding sequence ATGGCCGACATGAGCCACTCGTTCCACCTCATCCCCGGTGCCGTTGAATCCCCCGTGATCCTGCACGTCCCGCACTCCTCGCGGGTGATCCCCGAGCCGGTGCGCCGCGGCATCCGGTTGGACGACCAGGAGTTGCGGCGCGAGCTCGACCACATCACCGACGCGCACACCGCCGAACTGGCCGCCGACGCTGCCGATGTGGCCGATGCCAGGCCGTGGCGGTTCGTCAACTCGCTCTCGCGCCTGGTGGTCGATCCCGAGCGGTTCCCCGACGAGCGGGAGGAGATGCTGGCCGTCGGCATGGGCGCGGTGTACACCCGGACCACACACCGCGAAGCGCTCCGCCCGGCGGACACCGACCCACAGCCGCTGATCGACCGCTACTTCCACCCGTACGCGGACGCGATGACGGCCGCCGTCTCCGGCCGCCTCGACGCGGTGGGACGGGCCGTCGTCATCGACGTCCACTCATACCCCACGCGGCCGCTCCCGTACGAGCTGCACGGCGACGGACCCCGGCCGCCGATCTGCCTGGGGACCGACGCCTTCCACACCCCGCCCGGGCTTCTCACCGCCGCCGAGCGGGCGTTCGCGGGCTTCGGCGGCACCGGGCTCGACAGCCCCTTCACCGGCACCTACGTACCGCTGGAGTTCTACGGGAAGGACCCGCGGGTCAGCGCCCTGATGATCGAGATCCGGCGGGACGTCTACATGGAGGAGCCCGGCGGACCCGCGGGCCCCGGGCTGGCCCGACTCGCCGCCGCCCTCGGGGAGTTGGTCGACACGATCTGA
- a CDS encoding TetR/AcrR family transcriptional regulator gives MEEFGRRGHAAASMAAIARRVGVTKPMLYTYFGSKDGLYAACLEHIGPRLLAAIETAMATSPSRDRLPQAVLAAIFDTLEAQRYAWFVLYDRTLPPGSEPWRAAHRHREAIDDLAAAGTGALLRGQGNDDALDADALKQVWTGTVSALVGWWVSQPELSAHDMSERCTRLLSAIRDGA, from the coding sequence CTGGAGGAGTTCGGCCGGCGCGGCCACGCCGCCGCGTCGATGGCCGCGATCGCCCGGCGCGTCGGCGTCACCAAGCCGATGCTGTACACGTACTTCGGCTCCAAGGACGGCCTCTACGCCGCCTGTCTGGAGCACATCGGCCCCCGCCTCCTTGCGGCGATCGAGACGGCCATGGCGACGAGTCCGTCCAGGGACCGGCTTCCCCAGGCCGTCCTCGCCGCGATCTTCGACACGCTGGAGGCCCAGCGGTACGCCTGGTTCGTGCTGTACGACCGGACCCTGCCGCCCGGCTCCGAACCGTGGCGCGCCGCACACCGCCACCGTGAGGCCATCGACGATCTCGCGGCCGCCGGTACCGGCGCGCTGCTGCGCGGTCAGGGCAATGACGACGCACTCGACGCGGACGCGCTCAAGCAGGTGTGGACGGGCACGGTCAGCGCCCTGGTCGGCTGGTGGGTGTCCCAACCGGAACTGTCCGCGCATGACATGAGCGAACGGTGCACCCGGCTGCTTTCGGCGATTCGAGACGGGGCCTGA
- a CDS encoding AI-2E family transporter produces the protein MSARLSSTRVRAALGVSARVSVELLLVLVTGAVALWLLGRMWSVVWPLIVGLLLTTLTWPLTRFLRRRGWRPALAASAVTVLFLLVTAGVVALIAVPVASQSGELSDGVVQGIQQLREWAAGPPLNIGDDQITGAFDAAVARIQDSAGSMVTALVSGVGTVVNGVVTAVLALFLMFFFLKDGPRFLPWLTRQLPGSLATHVPVVVARSWNTLGAFVRSQAFVGLIDAVLIGIGLWVLGVPLVLPLAVLTFVSAFVPIVGALFAGLVAVLIALVSNGPTDALIVLAIIVAVQQLEGNVLQPMIQSRGLGLHAAVVLLAVTLGGSLAGIVGSLLAVPVAAMIAVVWNYLREQFTDPPQEPETDEPHTAGAAVVA, from the coding sequence ATGTCCGCCAGGTTGAGTTCCACCAGGGTCCGCGCCGCGCTCGGCGTATCGGCCCGCGTGTCCGTCGAGTTGTTGCTGGTCCTCGTGACGGGCGCGGTCGCCCTGTGGCTGCTCGGCCGGATGTGGTCGGTCGTCTGGCCGCTCATCGTCGGCCTGCTCCTCACCACGCTGACCTGGCCCCTGACGCGTTTCCTGCGCAGGCGCGGGTGGCGTCCCGCGCTTGCCGCGTCGGCCGTGACCGTACTGTTCCTGCTGGTCACCGCGGGCGTCGTGGCGCTGATCGCGGTGCCGGTGGCCTCCCAGTCCGGCGAGTTGTCGGACGGCGTGGTCCAGGGCATCCAGCAGCTGCGCGAATGGGCTGCCGGACCGCCGCTGAACATCGGGGACGACCAGATCACCGGCGCCTTCGACGCCGCTGTCGCCCGGATCCAGGACAGCGCCGGCAGCATGGTCACCGCTCTCGTCAGCGGGGTGGGCACCGTGGTCAACGGTGTCGTCACCGCCGTGCTGGCGCTGTTCCTGATGTTCTTCTTCCTCAAGGACGGCCCCCGGTTCCTGCCCTGGCTCACACGTCAGCTGCCCGGTTCGCTCGCCACCCACGTCCCGGTCGTGGTCGCGCGCAGCTGGAACACGCTCGGCGCGTTCGTACGCTCCCAGGCATTCGTCGGCCTGATCGACGCCGTCCTCATCGGCATCGGCCTGTGGGTCCTGGGGGTGCCACTGGTGCTCCCTCTGGCCGTGCTGACCTTCGTCTCCGCGTTCGTACCGATCGTGGGTGCCCTGTTCGCCGGCCTGGTCGCGGTGCTCATCGCGTTGGTGTCGAACGGGCCGACGGACGCGCTGATCGTGCTGGCGATCATCGTCGCGGTGCAGCAGCTCGAGGGCAATGTGCTGCAGCCGATGATCCAGAGCCGCGGCCTCGGCCTGCATGCGGCGGTGGTCCTGCTGGCGGTGACACTGGGCGGCAGTCTGGCCGGCATCGTGGGCAGCCTGCTCGCGGTGCCGGTGGCCGCGATGATCGCGGTGGTCTGGAACTATCTGCGCGAGCAGTTCACGGACCCGCCGCAGGAGCCGGAGACGGACGAGCCCCACACCGCCGGTGCCGCTGTCGTCGCCTAG
- a CDS encoding VWA domain-containing protein, translating to MIIRKRLAAALCGALLVTLTGGLVPAAAFADSGDDPADGQAAKQPPKVQLVLDVSGSMRARDIDGQSRMSAAKQAFNEVLDAVPEEVRLGIRTLGADYPGKDRKQGCKDTRQLYPVGELDRTEAKTAVATLTPTGWTPIGPALLGAADDLEGGGSATRRIVLITDGEDTCAPLDPCEVAREIAAKGINITIDTLGLVPNAKMRAQLMCIAEATGGTYTSVQHKDELSDRVSQLVDRAAEPVVTPVATQGTDRCEAAPRLKPGLYADREAIGQHRWYRVDLLPGQELRASVSIAADRAVNRDYGVLLRASTLSGREIVRGEAAGDGRTDVISTGLRHSKPEIEEADADDVGDAEPAAETVCLRVSNSFSSPASAADKTAPGLPVELTLDVVDGPRDAGDVAFLGLGQGWWLIGLLTVAGFAAGLLWGWISRWRVAVWRTN from the coding sequence ATGATCATAAGAAAGCGACTGGCAGCCGCGCTCTGCGGCGCGCTGCTGGTCACCTTGACCGGCGGTCTCGTACCCGCCGCCGCCTTCGCCGACTCGGGCGACGACCCGGCCGACGGGCAGGCCGCGAAGCAACCACCCAAGGTTCAACTCGTCCTGGACGTCAGCGGTTCGATGCGGGCCCGCGACATCGACGGCCAGTCGCGGATGTCCGCGGCCAAGCAGGCGTTCAACGAGGTGCTGGACGCGGTGCCGGAAGAGGTCAGGCTCGGCATCCGCACGCTCGGCGCCGACTACCCCGGCAAGGACCGCAAGCAGGGCTGCAAGGACACCCGGCAGCTCTACCCGGTCGGCGAACTCGACCGGACCGAGGCGAAGACGGCCGTCGCCACCCTGACCCCGACCGGCTGGACCCCGATCGGACCGGCGCTGCTGGGTGCCGCGGACGATCTGGAGGGCGGCGGCAGCGCCACCCGCAGGATCGTGCTCATCACGGACGGCGAGGACACCTGCGCCCCGCTCGACCCGTGCGAAGTGGCGCGTGAGATCGCGGCCAAGGGCATCAACATCACCATCGACACGCTCGGCCTGGTCCCGAACGCCAAGATGCGCGCCCAGCTGATGTGCATCGCCGAGGCCACGGGCGGTACGTACACCTCCGTGCAGCACAAGGACGAACTGTCGGACCGTGTCAGCCAGTTGGTCGACCGCGCGGCCGAACCCGTCGTCACTCCGGTCGCCACGCAGGGCACCGACCGCTGCGAGGCCGCCCCGCGCCTCAAGCCCGGCCTCTACGCCGACCGCGAGGCCATCGGCCAGCACCGCTGGTACCGGGTGGACCTGCTGCCCGGGCAGGAACTGCGGGCCTCGGTGAGCATCGCCGCCGACCGTGCCGTCAACCGCGACTACGGTGTGCTGCTCCGCGCCTCGACCCTGAGCGGACGGGAGATCGTACGCGGCGAGGCGGCGGGAGACGGGCGTACGGACGTCATCTCCACAGGGCTGCGCCATTCCAAGCCCGAGATCGAGGAAGCGGACGCCGATGACGTCGGCGACGCCGAGCCCGCCGCCGAGACGGTCTGCCTGCGCGTGAGCAACTCCTTCTCCTCCCCGGCATCCGCGGCCGACAAGACCGCTCCCGGTCTGCCCGTCGAGCTCACCCTCGACGTGGTGGACGGCCCCCGCGACGCCGGCGACGTGGCCTTCCTCGGCCTCGGCCAGGGCTGGTGGCTGATCGGTCTGCTCACGGTCGCGGGCTTCGCGGCCGGTCTGCTGTGGGGCTGGATCTCGCGCTGGCGCGTCGCCGTCTGGAGGACCAACTGA
- a CDS encoding cupin domain-containing protein — translation MSYPVYPEPRYLGEGGEITARFRAADTPADLADESGNRTSHLATGASTGGEFGLYRVELAARSPGPSTHFHRAISESFFIRAGEVNLFDGERWTTARAGDFVYVPVGGLHAFKNDSDALASMLLLFAPGAPREQYFEQVAEMASKGGEEFAEFLVRRDSFFVDTKGGPGRA, via the coding sequence ATGTCGTACCCCGTGTATCCCGAGCCGCGGTATCTCGGGGAAGGGGGCGAGATCACCGCGCGGTTCCGGGCAGCGGACACTCCTGCGGACCTGGCCGACGAATCGGGGAACCGGACGAGTCATCTCGCCACGGGCGCCTCGACGGGCGGGGAGTTCGGGCTGTACAGGGTCGAGTTGGCAGCGCGCTCGCCCGGGCCCAGTACGCACTTCCACCGGGCGATCTCGGAGTCGTTCTTCATTCGCGCCGGGGAGGTGAACCTGTTCGACGGCGAGCGGTGGACGACCGCGCGCGCCGGGGACTTCGTCTACGTCCCGGTCGGCGGGCTGCACGCGTTCAAGAACGACTCGGACGCTCTCGCTTCCATGCTGCTGCTGTTCGCGCCGGGTGCGCCGCGCGAGCAGTACTTCGAGCAGGTCGCGGAGATGGCGAGCAAGGGCGGCGAGGAGTTCGCGGAGTTCCTCGTGCGGCGCGACTCGTTCTTCGTCGACACGAAGGGCGGGCCCGGCAGGGCCTGA
- a CDS encoding MHYT domain-containing protein produces the protein MAHLHHFSAGWLSPVLAYAMACTGAALGLRCTVRALAAEGRSRRNWLVTASVAIGSGIWTMHFIAMLGFGVEGTAIRYDVPLTLLSLLVAMAVVGAGVFTVGYGRHRGRSLLLGGLGAGLGVGAMHYLGMAALRLHGSVGYDLPMVAASLGIAVAAATAALWAALVVRGAAGAVVAALVMGAAVCSMHYTGMAAVRIQLGPGQGVLDGATAMEFVFPLAVLLGSFLFLASAYVALSPTAREDAESAEAAAASLLADADADVDADADARADTRADTDAGADPRAAAGAHAG, from the coding sequence GTGGCGCATCTGCACCACTTCAGCGCCGGATGGCTGTCGCCTGTCCTTGCGTACGCCATGGCCTGCACAGGAGCCGCGCTCGGACTGCGCTGCACCGTACGGGCCTTGGCGGCGGAAGGACGGTCCCGGCGCAACTGGCTCGTGACGGCATCGGTCGCGATCGGCTCGGGCATCTGGACGATGCACTTCATCGCCATGCTGGGGTTCGGAGTCGAGGGAACGGCGATCCGCTACGACGTTCCGCTCACCCTGCTCAGCCTGCTGGTGGCCATGGCCGTCGTCGGAGCGGGCGTCTTCACCGTCGGCTACGGACGGCACCGCGGGCGCTCGCTGCTCCTCGGCGGACTCGGTGCGGGCCTCGGTGTCGGGGCCATGCACTACCTCGGGATGGCCGCGTTGCGGCTGCACGGCAGCGTCGGCTACGACCTGCCGATGGTCGCCGCCTCGCTGGGCATCGCCGTCGCCGCGGCGACGGCCGCGCTCTGGGCCGCCCTGGTGGTCCGCGGCGCCGCGGGCGCGGTGGTCGCGGCCCTCGTCATGGGAGCCGCGGTGTGCAGCATGCACTACACCGGCATGGCCGCCGTACGCATCCAACTCGGACCGGGGCAGGGTGTGCTGGACGGAGCGACCGCCATGGAGTTCGTCTTCCCGCTCGCCGTGCTTCTCGGCTCGTTCCTCTTCCTCGCGTCCGCCTACGTGGCCCTGTCTCCCACGGCACGCGAGGACGCAGAGAGCGCCGAGGCCGCCGCGGCCTCACTGCTCGCCGACGCCGACGCCGACGTCGACGCGGACGCGGATGCCCGGGCGGACACCCGGGCCGACACCGACGCCGGTGCCGACCCCCGCGCCGCCGCCGGTGCGCACGCCGGCTGA